A window of the Virgibacillus pantothenticus genome harbors these coding sequences:
- a CDS encoding nucleotidyltransferase, giving the protein MKACGLIVEYNPFHNGHVYHVQSAKKITKADCIIAVMSGPFLQRGEPAIIDKFHRTYAALQGGVDIVVELPYAFAVQSSEWFAKGAVLTLHALQVSSICFGSESGEITSFTNSYKQLTANLEAYNHALKLNLNAGLAFPEASKNAYEQIGLAYRNLTQPNNILGFSYVKTIYDYHLPIKPLTIQRSQSDYHDRTITGSIASATSIRETMLKEGAISPSIRNAIPEPTYEQLTAYKQTTSTWHTWEAYFPLLHYRVSTMTAQELASIQGVDEGLEHRIKKTAKQADSFYDWMEKLKTKRYTWTRLQRMFVHILTNTKKQDMEMLHNLAAIPYIRILGFTKQGQKYLRECKKELPTPLIHSMTRHMHPMLEMEERASHAYYSILPAAKKQNMLKQEFQPPIFSNHK; this is encoded by the coding sequence ATGAAAGCATGTGGATTAATTGTTGAATATAATCCTTTTCATAATGGACATGTTTATCACGTTCAAAGCGCAAAAAAAATTACTAAAGCTGATTGCATAATTGCCGTTATGAGCGGCCCTTTCCTGCAACGTGGCGAACCTGCAATCATTGATAAATTTCATCGAACATACGCCGCTCTTCAAGGTGGCGTGGATATTGTAGTGGAACTCCCTTACGCATTTGCAGTACAAAGTAGTGAATGGTTTGCAAAAGGAGCAGTGCTTACCCTCCATGCTTTGCAAGTTTCCAGCATATGCTTCGGCAGTGAATCAGGAGAGATAACCTCTTTTACCAATAGTTATAAACAATTGACTGCCAATTTAGAAGCATACAACCACGCTCTTAAACTAAATTTGAATGCTGGTTTAGCATTTCCTGAAGCAAGTAAAAATGCTTATGAACAAATTGGACTAGCTTACAGGAATTTAACACAACCAAATAATATATTAGGTTTTAGCTATGTAAAAACGATCTATGATTATCATTTGCCAATTAAACCCCTTACTATTCAACGAAGTCAAAGCGACTATCATGATAGAACGATTACAGGTTCCATAGCAAGCGCGACAAGTATTAGAGAAACAATGCTGAAAGAAGGAGCGATTTCTCCCTCGATCCGCAATGCAATTCCAGAGCCAACGTATGAACAATTGACTGCTTACAAACAAACTACTTCAACTTGGCATACGTGGGAAGCATATTTCCCATTGCTTCATTATCGGGTTTCTACAATGACTGCACAAGAGCTTGCTTCGATTCAAGGTGTTGATGAAGGATTAGAACACCGGATTAAAAAAACAGCGAAACAGGCAGATTCTTTTTACGATTGGATGGAAAAACTTAAAACAAAAAGGTATACATGGACAAGATTACAACGTATGTTTGTACATATTTTAACTAACACAAAAAAACAAGACATGGAGATGTTACATAATTTAGCAGCAATACCCTATATACGGATTCTTGGATTTACAAAACAAGGACAGAAATACTTACGCGAGTGTAAGAAAGAATTGCCAACGCCACTCATTCATAGTATGACTCGGCACATGCACCCGATGCTAGAGATGGAAGAACGAGCAAGTCATGCTTATTACAGTATCCTTCCTGCAGCAAAAAAACAAAATATGCTCAAACAAGAGTTTCAGCCTCCTATTTTCAGCAACCATAAATAG
- a CDS encoding SepM family pheromone-processing serine protease, translating to MKKKHIVHILLVILAVYFLAIFQLPYYIYKPGSADALNPIVEVEDGYSSKGDMHLVTVSGAQATPMQFLLAKILPHHDVLPIDEVFPEGITDDEYMHVQLQMMENSQEASTVVAYQAADKQISIDYNGVYVAMVVENMPAEGKLKMGDRIIRVDDKKITQADDLLDYIQTKRAGDTISVEFVRDDETMTESITLKELKDLDNKPGIGIQLVTDRAVSVDPEVKFSSGQIGGPSAGLMFSLEIYDQLTKEDITKGYEIAGTGEIDYDGNVYRIGGIDKKVVAADKEGVDIFFAPNEQGKKGSNYQVALETAKEIETDMKIVPVDTFEDAITYLEELK from the coding sequence ATGAAGAAAAAACATATTGTTCATATATTGCTTGTTATATTAGCAGTATATTTTTTAGCAATATTTCAATTGCCATATTATATTTATAAACCTGGCAGTGCAGATGCACTTAATCCGATTGTAGAGGTGGAAGATGGTTACTCTAGTAAGGGAGATATGCATTTAGTAACGGTTAGTGGCGCTCAAGCAACTCCTATGCAGTTTCTACTGGCAAAAATATTGCCACATCATGATGTATTACCGATTGATGAAGTGTTTCCTGAAGGGATCACAGACGACGAATACATGCATGTACAGTTACAAATGATGGAAAACTCTCAAGAAGCTTCTACAGTAGTAGCTTATCAAGCAGCGGATAAACAGATTTCTATTGATTATAATGGCGTATATGTTGCCATGGTTGTAGAAAATATGCCGGCGGAAGGTAAATTGAAAATGGGTGATCGTATCATCCGGGTTGATGACAAAAAAATAACGCAAGCAGATGATCTACTTGATTATATCCAAACGAAGCGAGCTGGTGACACTATATCTGTGGAATTTGTCAGAGATGACGAAACAATGACAGAATCCATTACATTGAAAGAATTAAAAGACTTAGATAATAAGCCGGGGATTGGAATCCAGTTAGTAACCGATCGTGCTGTTTCTGTCGATCCAGAAGTAAAATTCTCCAGTGGCCAAATTGGGGGACCTAGTGCTGGTTTAATGTTCTCCTTAGAAATTTATGATCAGCTGACGAAGGAAGATATAACAAAAGGATATGAAATAGCTGGAACAGGAGAAATAGATTATGATGGCAATGTATACCGTATAGGTGGCATTGATAAGAAAGTTGTAGCAGCCGATAAGGAAGGTGTAGACATTTTCTTTGCTCCAAATGAACAAGGCAAAAAAGGATCCAATTATCAAGTTGCTCTTGAAACAGCAAAAGAAATTGAAACAGATATGAAAATTGTTCCAGTTGATACATTCGAGGATGCTATTACTTATTTAGAAGAATTAAAATAA